In Holophagales bacterium, one DNA window encodes the following:
- a CDS encoding radical SAM protein: MNRTATLPLFPFPVVGRPEPDVEALRERSGVAHYPLPVREILNRQANPRMPFVWSINPYRGCEIGCTYCYARYTHGFFDLDQWEDFERKIFVKSEAGEALSRRLRRSSLAGQPIAIGTATDPYQPAEKHHGVTRSLLEAFLAAEGLEISLTTKSPLVLRDLDLLAELDRRHSVTVNVTVTTLDARLARRLETHAPDPATRLRTVERLAEEGIATQVFVKPLLPGINDDPTALDELLGASRRAGASDVQASPLFLRPAARARFWPWLKNEFPALAGLYSRLYGKRDTLDAHATDQLLADFRRLRLQHGFPHPRPGRV; encoded by the coding sequence ATGAACCGAACCGCCACTCTGCCGCTCTTCCCCTTCCCGGTCGTCGGTCGCCCCGAGCCGGACGTCGAAGCCCTCCGGGAGCGCTCCGGAGTCGCCCACTACCCGCTGCCGGTCCGCGAGATCCTCAATCGCCAGGCGAATCCGCGGATGCCGTTCGTCTGGTCGATCAACCCCTACCGGGGCTGCGAGATCGGCTGCACCTACTGCTATGCCCGGTACACCCACGGCTTCTTCGACCTCGACCAGTGGGAGGACTTCGAGCGGAAGATCTTCGTCAAGAGCGAGGCCGGCGAGGCGCTGTCGCGCCGTCTCCGCCGCTCCTCGCTCGCCGGACAGCCGATCGCCATCGGCACCGCCACCGACCCTTATCAGCCGGCCGAGAAGCACCATGGCGTGACCCGCTCGCTGCTCGAGGCCTTCCTCGCCGCCGAGGGGCTGGAGATCTCCCTGACCACGAAGTCGCCGCTCGTGCTGCGCGACCTCGATCTGCTCGCCGAGCTCGACCGCCGCCATTCGGTCACCGTGAACGTCACCGTGACGACGCTCGACGCGCGGCTCGCTCGCCGACTCGAGACGCACGCACCCGATCCGGCCACGCGTCTGCGGACCGTCGAGCGCCTTGCCGAGGAAGGGATCGCGACCCAGGTCTTCGTCAAGCCGCTGCTGCCCGGGATCAACGACGACCCCACGGCGCTCGACGAGCTGCTCGGCGCCTCCCGGCGCGCCGGAGCGAGCGACGTCCAGGCGAGCCCGCTCTTCCTGCGGCCGGCCGCACGTGCCCGTTTCTGGCCGTGGCTGAAGAACGAGTTCCCGGCGCTCGCCGGCCTCTACTCGCGTCTCTACGGCAAACGCGACACGCTCGACGCACACGCCACCGACCAGCTGCTCGCCGACTTCCGACGGCTGCGACTGCAGCACGGCTTCCCGCACCCGCGTCCCGGACGCGTCTGA
- the mutM gene encoding bifunctional DNA-formamidopyrimidine glycosylase/DNA-(apurinic or apyrimidinic site) lyase: MPELPEVEVLRRSLEPRLVGRRIERVESRNVSLREPLDGPALRRALAGRRILAVRRRAKYLLIDVEGGSTLLVHLGMSGRLTLAPDETARESHEHLALRLDGGERLRLRDPRRFGLAVAVASEGLEEDPRLAGLGPEPLAADFGPQSLREAAAGRRGPVKTFLMNGAVVVGVGNIYASEALFRARVHPGRTVDRLRAAQWERLAAAVIATLRQAIAEGGTTLNDFADGAGNPGEFQVSLAVYGREGEPCPRCAATIRRLVQGGRSSFYCPRCQR, encoded by the coding sequence ATGCCCGAGCTCCCGGAAGTCGAAGTCCTTCGCCGCAGCCTCGAACCCCGGCTCGTCGGTCGTCGCATCGAGCGCGTCGAATCGCGGAACGTCTCCCTCCGCGAGCCGCTCGACGGCCCGGCGCTCCGCCGTGCCCTCGCCGGGCGGCGGATCCTCGCCGTTCGCCGCCGAGCCAAGTACCTGCTGATCGACGTGGAGGGCGGCTCGACTCTGCTCGTTCACCTCGGGATGAGCGGCCGGCTGACGCTTGCCCCGGACGAGACGGCTCGCGAGTCGCACGAGCACCTCGCCCTCCGTCTCGACGGCGGTGAGCGCCTGCGCCTGCGTGACCCGCGCCGGTTCGGTCTGGCGGTCGCCGTCGCGAGCGAGGGCCTGGAAGAGGACCCGCGGCTCGCCGGGCTGGGACCCGAGCCGCTCGCCGCCGACTTCGGACCGCAGAGCCTCCGCGAGGCCGCCGCGGGGCGGAGGGGGCCCGTCAAGACGTTCCTCATGAACGGCGCGGTAGTCGTCGGGGTCGGCAACATCTACGCGTCGGAAGCACTCTTCCGTGCGCGAGTCCATCCCGGGCGGACCGTCGACCGGCTGCGCGCCGCCCAGTGGGAACGGCTTGCCGCGGCGGTGATCGCGACGCTCCGCCAGGCGATCGCCGAGGGCGGGACGACCCTCAACGACTTTGCCGACGGCGCGGGGAACCCCGGCGAGTTCCAGGTTTCGCTCGCCGTCTACGGACGCGAAGGCGAACCCTGTCCGCGCTGTGCGGCGACGATCCGTCGCCTGGTGCAGGGAGGACGCAGCTCGTTCTATTGT